One genomic segment of Gemmatimonadetes bacterium SCN 70-22 includes these proteins:
- a CDS encoding omega amino acid--pyruvate aminotransferase (catalyzes the formation of pyruvate and beta-alanine from L-alanine and 3-oxopropanoate) translates to MSAPASLSLEPLWMPFTANKAFKKAPRLLASAKGMYYQDVDGNQILDGTAGLWCVNAGHAREKIVDAIARSASTLDYAPGFNLGHPYQFQLASRLAAITPGDLDHVFFTNSGSEAVDSALKIAIAYHQSRGDTRRTRLVGRQRGYHGVGFGGMSVGGIPANRQAYLHHLLPNVDHLPHTHGIAENFFSKGQPAHGADLADALEGLAAQHGGETIAAVIVEPVAGSTGVLVPPVGYLERLRAICDKHGILLIFDEVITGFGRLGAPFAADYFGVVPDMMTVAKGITNGNVPMGAVFVRHGIYDTVVNASPSGIEFFHGYTYSGHPLACAAGLATLDVYEEEGLFQRAAGLAHYWQEAIHSLRGRRHVIDVRNLGLVAGIELESRPGAVGARAMACHVDCFRHGLLVRTTADIIALSPPLIIEKQHIDELVDKLGSALDRLE, encoded by the coding sequence ATGTCCGCTCCCGCCTCCCTCTCGCTCGAGCCGTTGTGGATGCCCTTCACCGCCAACAAGGCGTTCAAGAAGGCCCCCCGCCTCCTGGCCTCGGCCAAGGGGATGTACTACCAGGACGTCGATGGCAACCAGATCCTCGACGGCACCGCCGGCCTCTGGTGCGTCAACGCCGGGCATGCGCGCGAGAAGATCGTCGACGCCATCGCCCGCAGCGCCTCGACGCTCGATTACGCACCGGGGTTCAACCTGGGACATCCCTACCAGTTCCAGCTGGCATCGCGGCTGGCGGCGATCACCCCGGGGGACCTCGACCACGTCTTCTTCACCAACTCCGGGTCCGAGGCCGTCGATTCGGCGCTCAAGATCGCCATTGCCTATCACCAGTCGCGCGGTGATACGCGCCGCACGCGGCTGGTGGGGCGGCAGCGCGGCTATCACGGCGTCGGCTTCGGGGGGATGTCGGTCGGGGGGATCCCGGCGAACCGCCAGGCGTACCTCCACCACCTCCTGCCTAACGTCGATCACCTCCCGCATACCCACGGGATCGCCGAGAACTTCTTCAGCAAGGGACAGCCGGCGCACGGCGCCGACCTGGCCGACGCGCTCGAGGGGCTCGCCGCGCAGCACGGGGGGGAGACGATCGCCGCGGTGATCGTCGAGCCGGTGGCCGGCTCCACCGGGGTCCTCGTCCCCCCGGTCGGCTACCTCGAGCGCTTGCGTGCCATCTGCGACAAGCACGGGATCCTCCTCATCTTCGACGAGGTCATCACCGGCTTCGGGCGGTTAGGGGCACCGTTTGCCGCCGACTACTTCGGCGTCGTCCCCGACATGATGACCGTGGCCAAGGGGATCACCAACGGGAACGTCCCCATGGGGGCGGTCTTCGTGCGCCACGGCATCTACGACACGGTGGTGAACGCATCGCCCAGCGGGATCGAGTTCTTCCACGGGTACACGTACTCGGGGCACCCGCTGGCCTGCGCCGCGGGGCTGGCGACGCTCGACGTGTACGAGGAGGAGGGGCTCTTCCAGCGGGCCGCCGGGCTCGCGCACTACTGGCAGGAGGCGATCCACTCGCTGCGCGGGCGCCGGCACGTGATCGACGTCCGCAACCTGGGACTCGTGGCCGGGATCGAGCTCGAATCACGCCCCGGCGCGGTCGGGGCGAGAGCCATGGCGTGCCACGTCGACTGCTTCCGCCACGGTCTCCTCGTTCGCACCACCGCCGACATCATCGCCCTCTCGCCGCCGCTCATCATCGAGAAGCAGCACATCGACGAACTGGTGGACAAGCTGGGGAGCGCGCTCGATCGGCTGGAGTAG